The following proteins come from a genomic window of Deltaproteobacteria bacterium:
- a CDS encoding OmpH family outer membrane protein has translation MKRAYVGLFAMAFALIAAASAQAEDVAFVNLDKVLELTEKGKDMQKKLSAMKDELELEIRQIEMNLQKMQEELETQKDVLSEDAKKTKFGEFQKAMGEYQKKAMEGNQKLEGYRVKLVRQFKGDLEAVASQVGKAKGFKMVIVKIEDPMFSLPIVIYGDPSVDVTDAVVKALNEQPAAK, from the coding sequence ATGAAACGCGCGTATGTGGGACTTTTTGCGATGGCCTTCGCGCTCATCGCCGCGGCATCCGCCCAGGCGGAGGACGTCGCCTTCGTCAATCTCGACAAGGTGCTCGAGCTGACCGAGAAGGGCAAGGACATGCAGAAAAAGCTGTCCGCCATGAAGGACGAGCTCGAACTCGAAATCCGGCAGATCGAGATGAACCTGCAGAAGATGCAGGAGGAACTCGAGACGCAAAAGGACGTGCTCTCCGAGGACGCCAAAAAGACGAAGTTCGGCGAATTCCAGAAGGCGATGGGCGAGTACCAGAAGAAGGCCATGGAAGGCAACCAGAAGCTCGAGGGCTACCGGGTCAAACTCGTCCGCCAGTTCAAGGGCGATCTGGAAGCCGTCGCGTCGCAGGTCGGCAAAGCCAAGGGCTTCAAGATGGTCATCGTCAAGATCGAGGACCCCATGTTCTCGCTGCCGATCGTGATCTACGGCGACCCGAGCGTCGATGTGACCGACGCCGTGGTGAAGGCGCTGAACGAGCAGCCGGCCGCGAAATAA
- the lpxD gene encoding UDP-3-O-(3-hydroxymyristoyl)glucosamine N-acyltransferase, whose amino-acid sequence MRLADIAQLVGGRLVGPVDVEIVGVASVLDAGPDEIAYAIAPAWIELLRTGRAGAAFLPFDAHDFGRPHIVVADPKSAALRLAAHFAPQPTFDPGVAPGASVDPSATVDPTATIMPGAFIGTGAHIGAGAVVMPGAVVMHEATIGDGSRLYPGVYVGERCRVGRNCTLWPNAVIGADGFGYAMNDGRHEKIPQLGIVVLGDDVDVGAGSCVDRATVGRTVIGEGTKIDNQVQVGHNCRIGKHCILVSQVGLAGSVNVGDYSILAARAGVADNITIGSGVIVGAGAGVVRDLPDGARVAGIPAVPHLEWKRGIANLKHFKDLQDSVRDLSRRLDALDRTGTRGIKGGAPEGSDEPSPGRKGRS is encoded by the coding sequence ATGAGACTCGCGGACATCGCGCAGCTCGTCGGCGGCCGGCTCGTCGGGCCGGTCGATGTCGAGATCGTCGGTGTGGCGTCCGTTTTGGACGCCGGTCCCGACGAGATCGCGTACGCCATTGCGCCCGCGTGGATCGAACTCCTGCGCACGGGGAGGGCGGGGGCCGCGTTCCTTCCGTTCGACGCTCATGATTTCGGAAGACCCCACATCGTCGTCGCCGATCCCAAGTCCGCCGCTCTGCGTCTGGCCGCGCACTTCGCGCCGCAGCCAACCTTTGACCCGGGCGTCGCGCCGGGCGCCTCGGTGGACCCGTCGGCCACCGTGGACCCCACCGCGACGATCATGCCCGGCGCGTTTATCGGCACCGGAGCGCACATCGGCGCGGGCGCGGTGGTCATGCCGGGCGCGGTTGTGATGCACGAGGCCACGATCGGCGATGGTTCACGGCTGTACCCCGGAGTTTACGTGGGCGAGCGTTGCCGCGTCGGCCGCAACTGCACGCTCTGGCCGAACGCGGTCATCGGCGCGGACGGATTCGGCTACGCGATGAACGACGGACGTCACGAGAAGATCCCGCAACTGGGGATCGTGGTCCTCGGCGACGACGTGGACGTCGGCGCAGGTTCGTGCGTGGACCGGGCAACCGTCGGGCGAACGGTCATCGGCGAGGGCACGAAGATCGACAACCAGGTTCAGGTCGGCCACAATTGCCGTATCGGGAAACACTGCATTCTCGTGTCGCAAGTCGGGCTCGCGGGCTCCGTGAACGTCGGCGATTATTCGATTCTCGCCGCCCGCGCGGGCGTGGCGGATAACATCACGATCGGGTCCGGGGTCATCGTCGGGGCGGGGGCGGGTGTGGTGCGCGACCTGCCCGATGGCGCGCGCGTGGCGGGGATCCCCGCCGTGCCGCACCTCGAATGGAAACGCGGGATCGCAAACCTCAAGCATTTCAAGGATTTGCAGGATTCCGTCCGCGACCTTTCACGCCGACTGGACGCACTTGATCGTACAGGCACGCGCGGGATAAAAGGTGGCGCGCCGGAAGGTTCGGACGAACCGAGCCCGGGCCGCAAAGGCCGCTCATGA
- the lpxA gene encoding acyl-ACP--UDP-N-acetylglucosamine O-acyltransferase: protein MTSPQIHPTATVDPAAVLGESVVVGPGAVIEDETAIGDGCRIGSGAVVKRWTRLGCRNTLKEYAVLGGDPQHAAYRGERTFLEIGDDNVIGEFVTLHRAYRDGESTRVGNGNYFMAYSHVGHDALVGDHVVFTNYAAAAGHCVIEDRAILAGYVGLHQFVRVGTMCMIGGDSKLNKDAVPYMTYLGVPAGPVGVNLVGLRRNGIPEERRTTLREAFKILFRRSLAVPDAIRALRDELPATPEIEHIIRFVEESPRGIAV, encoded by the coding sequence ATGACATCACCCCAGATTCACCCCACCGCGACGGTCGATCCCGCCGCCGTTCTCGGCGAAAGCGTGGTCGTCGGCCCGGGTGCGGTGATCGAGGACGAGACCGCGATCGGCGACGGCTGCCGGATCGGGTCCGGCGCGGTGGTCAAGCGCTGGACGCGCCTGGGCTGCCGGAACACGCTCAAGGAGTATGCGGTGCTGGGCGGTGATCCGCAGCACGCGGCGTATCGCGGCGAGCGCACCTTTCTCGAAATCGGCGACGACAACGTCATCGGCGAGTTCGTCACGTTGCACCGCGCGTATCGCGACGGCGAATCCACGCGCGTCGGCAACGGAAATTATTTCATGGCTTATTCCCACGTCGGGCACGACGCGCTCGTCGGCGACCATGTCGTGTTCACCAATTACGCGGCGGCGGCGGGGCACTGCGTCATCGAGGATCGCGCGATCCTGGCGGGCTACGTCGGTCTGCACCAGTTCGTGCGCGTCGGGACGATGTGCATGATCGGCGGCGACTCGAAGCTCAACAAGGACGCCGTGCCGTATATGACCTACCTGGGCGTGCCCGCCGGGCCGGTCGGCGTGAATCTCGTTGGACTTCGCCGTAACGGCATTCCCGAGGAGCGTCGCACGACCCTGCGCGAGGCGTTTAAGATCCTGTTCCGTCGCTCTCTGGCCGTGCCCGACGCAATTCGCGCATTGCGGGATGAACTGCCCGCCACGCCGGAGATTGAACATATCATTCGTTTTGTCGAGGAAAGCCCCCGCGGCATCGCCGTGTAG
- a CDS encoding Gfo/Idh/MocA family oxidoreductase: protein MPPVRVGVVGVGHMGRYHVGAYSEIPNVQIVSVCDAHPEPIRELAGQFGIEVHEDYRELFGKVDAVSVAVPTHLHYPVVKEFLEAGIHVLVEKPIASSLDEARDLFRIAAEKGKQLHIGHVERFNAAVLELRNIVDEPYLIESRRIGPFNGRITDAGVVLDLLIHDLDIVINLVGKPISDMQVLGRCIVSDHEDLVTVQIRFEGGCVAHFLASRVTEHKSRTLAITQKGAYVLLDYTDQEIDIHRQASSSYRLTSSELKYRQESFIERIFVHKQNPLKLELLHFLECALGLRERMTTIDGELSSLIAATRVLEELRRLKAI from the coding sequence ATCCCCCCGGTGCGGGTCGGCGTGGTCGGTGTCGGCCACATGGGCCGCTATCACGTGGGGGCATATTCCGAGATCCCAAACGTTCAAATCGTCAGCGTTTGCGACGCGCATCCCGAACCGATCCGTGAACTGGCGGGCCAGTTCGGCATCGAGGTTCACGAGGACTACCGAGAGCTGTTCGGCAAGGTGGACGCCGTTTCGGTCGCCGTGCCGACGCACCTGCATTACCCGGTCGTGAAGGAATTTCTCGAAGCGGGCATTCACGTGCTCGTCGAGAAACCGATCGCGTCGTCGCTGGACGAAGCGCGCGATCTGTTCCGCATCGCCGCGGAGAAAGGAAAGCAGCTCCATATCGGCCACGTCGAGCGCTTCAACGCCGCCGTGCTGGAGTTGCGCAATATCGTCGATGAACCGTATCTGATCGAGAGCCGCCGCATCGGCCCGTTCAACGGGCGCATCACCGACGCCGGGGTGGTGCTCGACCTGCTCATCCACGATCTCGATATCGTCATCAACCTCGTGGGCAAGCCCATCTCCGACATGCAGGTGCTGGGGCGATGCATCGTGTCCGACCACGAGGACCTCGTCACCGTCCAGATTCGATTCGAAGGCGGTTGCGTCGCGCACTTTCTGGCGAGCCGCGTCACCGAGCACAAGAGCCGTACGCTCGCGATCACGCAAAAGGGCGCGTACGTGCTGCTCGACTATACCGACCAGGAGATCGACATCCACCGGCAGGCGTCGAGCAGCTACCGTTTGACGTCGAGCGAGCTCAAGTACCGGCAGGAAAGCTTTATCGAGAGGATTTTCGTGCACAAGCAGAATCCCCTGAAGCTCGAACTCCTGCACTTTTTGGAATGCGCGTTGGGGCTTCGCGAACGCATGACGACGATCGACGGAGAGCTCTCCAGCCTGATCGCCGCGACGAGGGTGCTCGAAGAACTGCGCCGGTTGAAGGCGATCTGA
- the lpxI gene encoding UDP-2,3-diacylglucosamine diphosphatase LpxI (LpxI, functionally equivalent to LpxH, replaces it in LPS biosynthesis in a minority of bacteria.) produces the protein MTLGVIAGRGAFPAHAIRNAKAAGRRVAVSLIREARASVPRGIADAVETHSLGRAGDTIAFFRREHVSEILVIGKVDKSLNFADLDFDEVALAMLSRLAGRADMQIARVVIDEIEQRGFRVCAQTEWLGDLLVGEGNLVGEPTAEEFADVEKGLRLARAVAGFDIGQTVVLRAGAVIAVEAFEHTDATIRRAGRLAGPGAVIVKVARPDQDFRFDVPAVGPATLRAMRAAGARVLAVEAGRTLVMHRDRFFADARGLGLCVVGVRAPDFMGGGDANRIA, from the coding sequence ATGACGCTCGGGGTGATCGCGGGACGCGGGGCTTTCCCCGCGCACGCAATCCGCAACGCCAAGGCGGCGGGGCGGCGCGTAGCCGTTTCGCTCATCCGCGAGGCGCGCGCCTCTGTGCCGCGGGGCATTGCCGACGCCGTCGAAACCCACTCGCTGGGCCGGGCCGGCGACACGATCGCATTCTTTCGCCGCGAACACGTCTCCGAAATCCTCGTCATCGGCAAGGTCGACAAGTCGCTGAACTTCGCCGATCTCGACTTCGACGAGGTGGCGCTCGCGATGTTGTCGCGCCTCGCGGGTCGCGCCGACATGCAGATCGCGCGCGTGGTGATCGACGAGATCGAACAACGCGGATTCCGCGTCTGCGCGCAGACCGAGTGGCTGGGCGATCTGCTGGTGGGGGAGGGAAACCTCGTCGGCGAGCCGACCGCCGAGGAATTCGCCGACGTGGAGAAGGGACTGCGCCTCGCGCGCGCCGTAGCCGGTTTCGACATCGGCCAAACCGTGGTGCTGCGCGCGGGGGCGGTGATCGCGGTCGAGGCGTTCGAGCACACCGACGCGACCATTCGCCGCGCGGGGCGACTCGCCGGGCCGGGTGCGGTGATCGTGAAGGTGGCGCGGCCCGATCAGGATTTTCGGTTCGACGTGCCGGCGGTCGGCCCCGCGACGCTGCGCGCCATGCGCGCCGCCGGGGCGCGGGTCCTCGCGGTGGAGGCCGGCCGGACGCTCGTGATGCATCGGGATCGTTTTTTTGCGGACGCGCGCGGCTTGGGCCTATGCGTGGTCGGCGTGCGCGCGCCCGATTTCATGGGAGGGGGCGATGCCAATCGTATTGCGTAG
- the lpxB gene encoding lipid-A-disaccharide synthase has translation MTAWESVLQFDRDLFLAINGIDHPVWNAVFGWGTWLGDGLVLTLILFILTRTFDRRRFPKNFALIGLGMALAGLVNGAIKDAVDRPRPLADAAFAPDSIGVPRLPETFGLPIRDHEFLAQTHDVRRLKVIGPPLRRESFGSGHTTAAFAFAAGMIYAGRRRARWLWLMFGAFVGASRMVCGVHYPLDVLAGAVVGVVSSVAFLRTFEMFHGLASVPRPWPRRDGPEDLNVMMVVGEASADVYGARILERLRERVRSVEAWGVGGERLRAAGFRAVADAHELSIVGFTAVATSIVTIVRIYTRLMSAMRARRPDVLVCIDLPDFNLMLATQARALGVPVVFVISPQFWAWRRGRIPKIAGRISRMIVAFPFEKPFYEEVGTPVSYHGHPILEELARRFESRDAAMTHFGLDPTKRTLVVAPGSRRNEFKYLLAEMFGAAKRVSDTLAGWQVAVPLAPKADEADFRAEADRIGLPIILTRGDNFDLFSIADFGLICSGTATLEAALAGLAHVVVYRGHPLNMLLARRLVKIDRIGLPNIILGGDSPTFPELIQQDATADRLAERALGILRSPNDYERLRAACAEVRAKLTGGDVSGAIADDILSVLAEGNAAEPVESVL, from the coding sequence ATGACGGCGTGGGAGAGCGTGCTTCAGTTCGATCGCGACCTCTTCCTCGCCATCAACGGCATCGACCACCCCGTCTGGAACGCCGTCTTCGGTTGGGGCACGTGGCTGGGCGACGGCCTCGTGCTCACACTGATCCTGTTCATTCTTACGCGGACGTTCGATCGGCGGCGCTTTCCGAAAAACTTCGCGCTCATCGGCCTCGGCATGGCGCTCGCGGGCCTCGTGAACGGCGCGATCAAGGACGCGGTCGACCGCCCGCGCCCGCTCGCCGACGCCGCGTTCGCGCCCGATTCCATCGGTGTTCCGCGATTGCCGGAGACATTCGGCTTGCCGATCCGCGATCACGAGTTTTTGGCGCAAACGCACGACGTCCGACGCCTCAAGGTCATCGGTCCGCCGCTGCGACGGGAGTCGTTCGGCTCCGGTCACACGACGGCGGCGTTCGCATTCGCGGCGGGGATGATTTACGCCGGTCGGCGGCGTGCCCGCTGGTTGTGGCTCATGTTCGGCGCGTTCGTCGGCGCGTCGCGCATGGTGTGCGGCGTGCACTACCCGCTCGACGTGCTCGCGGGGGCAGTCGTCGGGGTCGTGTCGTCGGTTGCGTTTCTGCGCACGTTCGAGATGTTTCACGGTCTGGCATCCGTGCCGAGGCCATGGCCAAGGCGCGACGGACCCGAAGACTTGAATGTGATGATGGTCGTGGGCGAGGCGAGCGCCGACGTGTACGGCGCGCGGATTCTCGAACGGCTACGCGAGCGTGTGCGCTCCGTCGAGGCGTGGGGCGTGGGCGGCGAGCGACTGCGTGCGGCGGGATTTCGCGCCGTTGCCGACGCCCACGAACTTTCCATCGTGGGTTTCACGGCGGTCGCGACGTCGATCGTCACGATCGTGCGCATCTATACACGTCTCATGAGCGCGATGCGCGCGCGTCGGCCCGACGTGCTCGTGTGCATCGACCTTCCCGATTTCAACCTCATGCTCGCGACGCAGGCCCGCGCGCTCGGCGTGCCCGTCGTGTTCGTCATCAGCCCGCAGTTCTGGGCGTGGCGTCGCGGGCGCATTCCGAAGATCGCCGGGCGCATCAGCCGCATGATCGTCGCGTTTCCGTTCGAAAAACCGTTCTACGAAGAGGTCGGAACGCCGGTTTCGTATCACGGCCATCCGATTCTGGAGGAGCTCGCGCGGCGATTCGAATCGCGCGACGCGGCCATGACGCATTTCGGTCTCGACCCCACGAAGCGAACGCTGGTCGTCGCACCGGGATCGCGCCGAAACGAGTTCAAGTATCTGCTCGCGGAGATGTTCGGCGCGGCGAAACGCGTCAGCGACACGCTGGCGGGATGGCAGGTTGCCGTTCCGCTCGCGCCCAAGGCCGACGAAGCGGACTTTCGCGCCGAGGCCGATCGCATCGGCCTGCCCATCATCCTCACGCGAGGCGACAACTTCGACCTGTTTTCGATCGCCGATTTCGGCCTCATCTGCTCGGGCACCGCGACGCTGGAAGCGGCGCTCGCGGGACTCGCGCACGTCGTCGTCTATCGCGGCCATCCGCTCAACATGCTGCTGGCGAGGAGACTGGTGAAGATCGACCGGATCGGTCTGCCGAACATCATTTTGGGCGGAGATTCACCAACTTTCCCCGAGCTCATCCAGCAGGATGCGACGGCGGATCGACTCGCCGAAAGGGCGCTCGGGATCTTGCGGTCGCCGAACGACTATGAAAGACTCCGCGCCGCCTGCGCCGAGGTCCGCGCGAAGCTGACCGGCGGCGACGTGAGCGGAGCGATCGCGGACGACATTCTGTCCGTTTTGGCCGAGGGCAATGCTGCGGAACCTGTGGAATCGGTATTATGA